A single window of Coleofasciculus sp. FACHB-1120 DNA harbors:
- a CDS encoding 2Fe-2S iron-sulfur cluster-binding protein: MANITFVNENQEAIAADGANLREKALQNGIDIYTFRGKMMNCGGYGQCGTCIVEIVEGMENLSPRTEVENRKLKKKPETYRLACQTLVNGPTSVKTKPR; this comes from the coding sequence ATGGCTAACATTACATTTGTCAACGAAAATCAAGAAGCGATCGCAGCGGATGGGGCTAACTTAAGAGAAAAAGCTCTCCAGAACGGAATTGATATCTATACCTTTAGGGGAAAGATGATGAACTGCGGGGGCTACGGTCAATGCGGCACCTGCATTGTGGAAATTGTGGAAGGCATGGAAAATCTTTCGCCTCGCACTGAGGTGGAAAATCGCAAACTGAAGAAAAAGCCAGAAACCTATCGCTTAGCTTGTCAAACTCTTGTAAATGGTCCAACAAGTGTGAAAACAAAGCCGCGATAA